A genomic window from Deinococcus aetherius includes:
- a CDS encoding M23 family metallopeptidase, with product MIRRALLLAAVLLSGVGGAYTVKPGDTLYSLARANGTTVAELVRLNGLTGTALAVGQTLRLPGEEASSPAVPTPEPSSRPGAALQLGGLTVTAPASLRMGDPFVLRLSGPRAAEASVRFPSEVGEDVRLPGEALTPVPAGGGRLVLGRVVLGKTTPVVYEIRVGSDVLRGRIPVTGLTQAIQRLNLPPRIAGKLEDPARKAEDAAVEQAYARRTPQVWSRTFQPAAKVRAQSSAFGQPRTYVAGGPVLYHYGTDYPAPAGTPVLAVNDGTVVMAGMYPVRGGLVVIDHGAGLTSMYFHQSRVTVNVGQQVTRGQKVGEVGSTGLSTGAHLHLEMRVRGEATDPAKWMSRVWPK from the coding sequence ATGATTCGCCGCGCCCTGCTGCTGGCTGCCGTACTCCTGTCGGGCGTGGGAGGAGCCTACACGGTCAAACCCGGCGACACCCTGTACAGCCTCGCGCGGGCCAACGGGACGACCGTGGCCGAACTCGTGCGGCTCAACGGCCTGACGGGCACGGCGCTCGCGGTGGGGCAGACGCTCCGCCTGCCCGGGGAGGAGGCCTCCTCTCCCGCCGTCCCCACCCCCGAGCCCTCTTCCCGGCCCGGGGCGGCACTCCAACTCGGCGGTCTGACCGTCACTGCCCCCGCCTCGCTGCGAATGGGGGACCCGTTCGTCCTGCGCCTCAGTGGCCCGAGGGCGGCCGAGGCCAGCGTGCGGTTTCCCAGCGAGGTCGGGGAGGACGTCCGGCTGCCCGGCGAGGCCCTGACCCCGGTTCCGGCGGGAGGCGGGCGCCTCGTGCTCGGGCGGGTGGTGCTGGGCAAGACCACCCCGGTCGTGTACGAGATCCGGGTGGGGTCGGACGTGCTGCGCGGCCGCATCCCGGTGACCGGATTGACCCAGGCGATCCAGCGCCTGAATCTGCCGCCCCGCATCGCGGGCAAGCTCGAGGATCCAGCCCGCAAGGCAGAAGACGCCGCCGTCGAACAGGCGTACGCGCGGCGGACCCCCCAGGTCTGGTCGCGAACCTTCCAGCCCGCCGCGAAGGTCCGCGCGCAGAGCAGCGCCTTCGGGCAGCCGCGGACCTACGTGGCGGGTGGGCCGGTCCTGTACCACTACGGCACAGACTACCCGGCCCCGGCCGGGACCCCGGTGCTGGCAGTCAACGACGGGACGGTCGTGATGGCCGGCATGTACCCCGTGCGCGGCGGGCTGGTGGTGATCGACCACGGCGCGGGGCTGACCAGTATGTACTTCCACCAGAGCCGGGTCACGGTGAATGTCGGGCAACAGGTTACGCGGGGACAGAAGGTCGGTGAGGTCGGCAGCACCGGGCTGAGCACCGGTGCTCACCTGCATTTGGAGATGCGGGTGCGGGGTGAGGCCACTGACCCGGCGAAGTGGATGAGTCGGGTCTGGCCCAAATGA